A genomic stretch from Onychostoma macrolepis isolate SWU-2019 chromosome 02, ASM1243209v1, whole genome shotgun sequence includes:
- the niban1b gene encoding protein Niban 1, with amino-acid sequence MGASSSSLLDESKISYIRGRTEAELKNFSPHYRRQSCVAFYCHLKDEVEQHRAGQAQLLKQKEPLQASEVLHKDSVLYLDDNRKWRERFVVVRADHSLELHDSQESYTKGTPARHKLLPTGGTVLTSEEKYTAVVDKAFPDPNGSKEEPSVPVVAVPGPLPVYLRLPYRRDSYFCFQQEEKRARFVSILNDCIRHQNQDYLKSMEFEVQAFLKAIHFYRQEKGHYESWDMLVGTDCQVLANLVMEELLPSLQTELLPKLKGKKPERKRVWFVTVEATYELVHEQLREGLESLKNECREATKQQEALIRSDMDQIINSQTFLETKLQALVSEPAVKYCSESVAPYLTSILEELMGPVSAGFQAVRLLLEDELTRICKEFPQGGVTEELQSALQQVGRDRMEDCYQHVNVLKEQLQELRNRFKFSNSTQVVHCTQSQMQQLMENAVYTFELLLQSALKDKPDKQASVIEKAKLRVLKQFDYDNSTVRKKIFQEALVDITLPAIKRNLAPACKTELQNFEQFIFADYTNFVQVENVYENILLNLLNNEVNKVVKEAASLKKNNLFADSTDLQCVSQSSLADSRTPPLSAPSSPPQVLASVAFCQQAEQKITSPSRGFVSEDTHQTHDASIIPTVKITVSSPEPTSPLNVSETTQPILPNNSSPIPEVSETEVSSTKPETILSAEDSSTQPETPSSKEKDEVTEGSSVNTDRAVYLSSTAEETPVPLVIAPETLNVEADEASESISPPKSEIKEESVHIVQPDVNLTINAEVLPDVCVEDTAVGASVSDEHVVEDNKACEAAPSSDENRNETQDSLAVDASPPLDSVPDGLVGGAVALTSDVENQISAVSTDSQEETADSVMDIRNLIMEVIEVEDVVRPCAENQP; translated from the exons GCCGGACAGAGGCTGAGCTGAAGAACTTTAGTCCTCATTACAGAAGGCAAAGCTGTGTTGCCTTCTATTGCCATCTGAAGGATGAGGTGGAGCAGCACAGAGCAGGACAAGCCCAGCTCCTCAAACAGAAG GAGCCTCTGCAGGCCTCAGAGGTCCTGCACAAGGATAGCGTGCTTTACCTTGATGACAACAGAAAGTGGAGAGAGAGATTTGTCGTGGTCCGTGCCGACCATAGCCTGGAGCTGCACGATAGCCAGGAG TCATATACAAAGGGAACCCCTGCCCGCCACAAACTCCTGCCAACAGGGGGCACAGTGTTGACCTCAGAGGAGAAATACACTGCTGTCGTagacaaggccttccctgatcCTAATG GTTCTAAAGAAGAGCCCTCCGTTCCTGTGGTGGCGGTTCCCGGTCCGCTTCCTGTGTACCTGAGACTGCCTTACAGACGAGATTCGTACTTCTGTTTCCAGCAGGAGGAGAAGCGAGCCCGCTTCGTCTCGATCCTGAACGACTGCATTCGGCATCAGAACCAAG ATTATCTGAAGAGTATGGAATTTGAGGTGCAGGCTTTCCTAAAGGCCATTCACTTCTACAGGCAGGAGAAGGGTCACTATGAATCATGGGATATGCTAGTGGGCACTGACTGTCAG GTGCTGGCTAACCTGGTGATGGAGGAGCTGCTGCCCTCACTGCAGACAGAGCTGTTGCCCAAGCTGAAAGGAAAGAAGCCAGAGAGGAAGAGGGTGTGGTTTGTG ACAGTGGAAGCGACCTACGAGCTTGTGCATGAGCAACTGCGAGAAGGACTGGAGAGTTTGAAAAATGAGTGCAGAGAAGCCACCAAACAGCAGGAGGCACTCATCCGCTCAGATATGGACCAGATCATCAACTCACAAACATTCCTGGAAACTAAACTGCAAG CTCTAGTATCAGAGCCAGCTGTGAAATACTGCTCAGAGAGTGTGGCTCCATACCTGACCTCAATCCTGGAGGAGCTGATGGGTCCGGTCAGCGCAGGCTTCCAGGCCGTGAGGCTGCTGCTGGAGGACGAGCTGACCCGAATCTGCAAGGAATTCCCTCAGGGGGGAGTCACAGAGGAACTTCAGAGC GCTTTGCAGCAGGTGGGTCGTGACCGGATGGAGGACTGTTACCAGCATGTGAACGTCCTGAAGGAACAGCTCCAGGAACTTCGCAACCGCTTCAAGTTCTCCAACTCGACACAGGTTGTTCACTGCACCCAGAGTCAAATGCAGCAG TTGATGGAGAATGCTGTGTACACATTTGAGCTCCTGCTTCAGTCTGCCTTAAAGGACAAACCTGACAAACAGGCCTCAGTCATAGAGAAAGCCAAGCTGCGTGTCCTCAAG CAATTTGACTATGACAACAGCACAGTAAGGAAGAAGATTTTCCAAGAGGCCCTGGTTGACATCACTCTGCCAGCCATCAAGAGAAACCTGGCGCCTGCCTGCAAAACT GAGCTTCAGAATTTTGAACAGTTCATCTTTGCTGATTACACAAACTTTGTTCAAGTGGAGAATGTCTACGAGAACATACTGCTCAACCTTTTGAATAATGAAGTTAACAAAG TGGTGAAGGAGGCAGCCAGTCTGAAGAAGAACAACCTGTTTGCTGACAGTACTGACCTGCAGTGTGTTAGTCAAAGCAGCCTGGCTGACAGCCGCACGCCGCCCCTCTCCGCCCCCTCCAGCCCACCACAGGTATTGGCCTCTGTGGCTTTCTGTCAACAAGCAGAGCAGAAGATCACCTCTCCATCAAGAGGATTCGTCAGCGAAGACACCCATCAGACACACGATGCCTCAATCATTCCTACGGTGAAGATTACAGTATCTTCTCCAGAACCTACATCACCATTAAATGTTTCTGAAACAACTCAACCAATATTACCTAATAATTCATCACCCATTCCAGAGGTCTCAGAGACTGAAGTGTCCTCAACCAAACCAGAAACCATCTTATCTGCAGAAGATTCATCTACACAACCAGAGACACCTTCTTCTAAAGAGAAGGATGAAGTTACTGAAGGATCTTCTGTTAATACAGACCGAGCAGTCTATCTCAGCTCAACAGCTGAAGAAACTCCTGTTCCTCTCGTTATCGCCCCTGAAACCCTAAACGTGGAAGCAGATGAAGCAAGCGAAAGTATAAGTCCTCCTAAATCTGAAATCAAAGAGGAATCTGTACATATCGTCCAACCTGACGTTAACCTGACAATCAACGCTGAAGTTCTCCCAGACGTATGTGTTGAAGACACCGCTGTGGGTGCCAGTGTTTCTGATGAGCACGTTGTTGAGGATAACAAGGCATGTGAGGCAGCGCCTTCCAGTGATGAGAATAGAAATGAAACCCAAGACAGTCTTGCCGTGGATGCTTCTCCTCCTCTCGACTCGGTTCCTGATGGTCTGGTAGGGGGCGCTGTTGCTTTAACATCAGATGTGGAGAACCAGATTAGCGCTGTGAGCACAGATTCCCAGGAAGAGACCGCTGACAGTGTGATGGATATCAGGAATCTCATCATGGAGGTCATCGAGGTAGAGGATGTAGTGAGACCTTGTGCTGAAAACCAGCCTTAA